From the Spiroplasma alleghenense genome, one window contains:
- a CDS encoding helicase-related protein, whose translation MPHSFTHLIVLSNFLCVVDILTQGVDIPNINNVIFARPTNSTTIFLQQPGRGLRRQSDKVLNVFDLVANINSPNYWYLRLNQLTKLTPNMTSYGYDILELDNVCLIYDKLSYQEVVGSLEKKWAKTYQLNLTQYDIKKTKAKDELTKDEVILYYLFNNKNLSHQWCGVIGSYLNKPNTFIDEKTLNQMDLTSLEKDFQGVRFTKFMDKYKDVNQLGFEDMVKVVKAKSTTSSKEFTLLYNYGKKVCPEILYIAPGTTISRKVDQQYPATLVKEEIGYTLKSSSYFKPQGRIRVNNKVTQLWEKHCHGESNLVDKEKNIFLLEEDVYFDRQNILGQFVIGGNASFPIEFRIDEYNMSISKWYVKQLKDIIGGCG comes from the coding sequence ATGCCTCACTCATTTACACATTTAATTGTACTTTCCAACTTCTTATGTGTTGTCGATATTCTCACCCAAGGTGTTGATATCCCCAATATTAACAATGTTATCTTTGCTCGTCCTACAAATTCCACCACCATCTTCTTACAACAACCGGGAAGAGGATTAAGAAGACAAAGTGATAAGGTCTTAAATGTCTTTGATTTAGTCGCCAATATTAATTCCCCCAATTATTGATACTTACGACTAAATCAATTAACCAAATTAACCCCAAATATGACCAGTTATGGATATGACATCTTAGAATTAGATAATGTTTGTTTAATCTATGATAAGTTAAGTTACCAAGAAGTAGTTGGTAGTTTAGAGAAAAAATGAGCTAAAACCTATCAGCTTAATTTAACCCAGTATGATATTAAAAAGACTAAAGCCAAAGATGAGTTAACAAAAGATGAGGTTATCCTTTACTACTTATTTAATAATAAAAACTTATCTCATCAATGATGTGGGGTAATTGGGAGTTATTTAAATAAACCCAATACCTTTATAGATGAAAAAACTTTAAACCAAATGGATTTAACAAGTTTGGAAAAAGACTTTCAAGGAGTTAGGTTTACTAAGTTTATGGATAAGTATAAAGATGTTAACCAGTTAGGGTTTGAGGATATGGTGAAGGTTGTGAAGGCTAAAAGTACAACTAGTTCAAAAGAGTTTACCTTGCTATATAATTATGGTAAAAAAGTTTGTCCTGAAATTTTATATATAGCCCCAGGTACAACTATATCTAGAAAAGTTGATCAGCAATATCCAGCAACTTTAGTTAAAGAAGAAATTGGTTATACTTTAAAATCAAGTTCTTACTTTAAACCCCAAGGCAGAATCCGTGTTAACAATAAGGTAACCCAGTTGTGAGAAAAACACTGTCATGGTGAAAGTAATTTAGTTGACAAAGAAAAAAACATCTTCTTACTAGAAGAAGATGTTTACTTTGATAGACAAAATATCTTAGGTCAGTTTGTCATTGGGGGTAATGCTAGTTTTCCTATTGAATTTAGAATTGATGAATATAACATGTCAATTTCGAAGTGATATGTTAAACAACTAAAAGATATTATTGGGGGTTGCGGTTAA
- a CDS encoding DUF262 domain-containing protein: MNEYIQILTKPSENAENEREMYTFHDIFHNKDLNQGKINIPIFQRNYSWSEEQLVDFSNEYDKYFESFLKEASNDMPTYDQQDEVVKKAKMTNNVFRTFFGPIYILKQQSALTKIIDGQQRITTLYIFLIAQWSLLKRHEKEFKNLINNIEETKLKKRASEMLDYFSRSIKELIFMSKNNDKLFGNSKFETENLNDKNVWENLFKIIDGKPFLDKVFDDNFSNFKEFQLSLSNDLKNTKKNSSYKSIIDSKIFNAFIYAENYFLSKIKKIEENNYSEIDYLQKINSPNFTLLLTMFMFTFDISEYFQIGVFNIKKEDQISKIFENINSKGTQLTPFDLLKNAIYQSIKKSKQKFNEEEFAQQIEEIENLIIDSYKSLDNNEYLLDFYKGLFLNHLKKVEDVNKANIFERVSQVLKNDDRYKENPCILLRDLQIYFKNYCEIFPKNPEEYSIGEDDRDLDFYNCYRVINNLNFKVLKSMLIGMHTAIDRDDSIKNSRELKNKATNFVKKLSYIYLINLNCYDKKANWHDNKFREISKEFLKSKDIYKALINLNSKKDDENNILEDPLFKSLLEDSEWNKYIQKLSEEVEDIKSELFKDNGASKAILQDLFFFSASNKHEIIKRKYELEHILPIKQKESKNKIENYDTIKFSIGNMILLKKKLNAKLSNCGFEDKKGKVYSNQEYIDETLFGVEEKIFKKLSVKQLKVFKEEEIVDRNKVISELLKKALINEYL; this comes from the coding sequence ATGAACGAATACATTCAAATTTTAACAAAACCAAGTGAAAACGCCGAAAATGAAAGAGAAATGTACACATTCCATGATATATTCCATAATAAGGATTTAAATCAGGGGAAAATAAACATTCCTATTTTTCAAAGAAACTATTCATGATCTGAAGAACAACTTGTAGATTTTTCAAATGAGTATGACAAATATTTTGAATCATTTTTAAAAGAAGCTAGCAATGATATGCCTACATATGACCAACAAGATGAAGTTGTTAAAAAAGCTAAAATGACAAATAATGTCTTTAGAACTTTTTTTGGTCCAATTTATATTTTAAAACAGCAAAGTGCGCTTACCAAAATAATAGACGGTCAGCAAAGAATAACAACATTGTACATATTTCTAATTGCACAGTGGTCTCTCTTAAAAAGACATGAAAAAGAATTCAAAAATCTAATTAATAATATAGAAGAAACAAAACTGAAAAAAAGAGCAAGCGAAATGCTTGATTATTTTAGTAGATCAATAAAAGAATTAATATTCATGTCAAAAAATAATGATAAACTATTTGGAAATAGTAAATTTGAAACCGAAAACTTGAACGATAAAAATGTATGAGAAAATTTATTTAAAATAATAGATGGAAAGCCATTCTTAGATAAAGTTTTTGATGATAATTTTTCAAATTTTAAAGAATTTCAACTAAGTCTTTCAAATGATTTAAAAAATACTAAAAAAAATTCCTCATATAAATCAATAATAGACTCTAAAATCTTTAATGCTTTTATTTACGCTGAAAATTATTTTTTAAGTAAAATTAAGAAAATTGAAGAAAATAATTATAGCGAAATTGACTATTTACAAAAAATTAATTCTCCAAACTTTACATTATTACTTACAATGTTTATGTTCACATTTGATATTTCTGAATATTTTCAAATAGGTGTTTTTAATATAAAAAAAGAAGATCAAATTTCAAAAATCTTTGAAAATATTAACTCCAAAGGAACCCAATTGACTCCATTTGACCTGCTCAAAAATGCGATATATCAATCAATAAAAAAGTCTAAGCAAAAATTCAATGAGGAAGAATTTGCTCAGCAGATAGAGGAAATTGAAAACCTAATAATAGATTCCTATAAGAGTCTCGATAATAATGAATATTTATTGGATTTTTATAAAGGATTATTTTTAAATCACTTGAAAAAAGTGGAAGACGTTAATAAAGCCAATATATTTGAAAGGGTGAGCCAAGTACTCAAAAATGATGATAGGTATAAGGAAAATCCGTGTATTTTATTAAGGGATTTACAAATTTATTTTAAAAATTATTGTGAAATCTTTCCTAAAAACCCAGAGGAATATTCAATCGGAGAAGATGATAGAGACCTTGATTTTTACAACTGCTATAGAGTAATAAATAATTTAAATTTTAAAGTACTGAAATCTATGTTAATAGGTATGCATACAGCGATAGACAGAGATGATTCGATAAAAAACAGCAGAGAGTTGAAAAATAAAGCAACAAATTTTGTGAAGAAACTCTCATATATTTATTTAATTAATCTAAATTGCTATGATAAAAAGGCAAACTGGCATGATAATAAATTTAGAGAAATTTCAAAAGAGTTTCTTAAATCAAAAGACATTTATAAAGCACTAATAAATTTAAATAGCAAAAAAGACGATGAAAACAATATTTTAGAAGATCCGCTATTTAAATCACTATTAGAAGACAGCGAGTGAAATAAATATATCCAAAAACTATCTGAAGAGGTTGAAGATATTAAATCAGAATTATTTAAAGATAATGGTGCGTCTAAAGCAATTCTCCAAGATTTGTTCTTTTTTTCAGCTTCCAATAAACATGAGATTATCAAGAGAAAATATGAATTGGAACATATACTACCAATCAAGCAGAAGGAATCTAAAAATAAAATTGAAAATTATGACACAATAAAATTTTCTATTGGTAATATGATTTTGCTAAAGAAAAAACTAAATGCAAAATTAAGTAACTGTGGATTTGAGGATAAAAAAGGTAAGGTTTATTCTAATCAAGAATATATTGATGAAACCTTATTCGGAGTCGAGGAAAAAATATTCAAAAAATTATCAGTAAAGCAATTGAAAGTTTTTAAAGAAGAAGAAATAGTTGATAGAAATAAAGTTATTTCAGAATTACTAAAAAAAGCTCTTATTAATGAATATCTATAA
- a CDS encoding MutH/Sau3AI family endonuclease, translating into MNKEEILQIAKGAINKTIGEIIGNQEIELIKKDKGAIGQAIEQGLFGLKRNNLDKADFAEIGLELKVIPLKRDSKNNLVPKERMVLSIINYEKDFLFKFKESHVYEKNNCILVLAYEHNYIDLNKLNYVIKDAFLLDLNTIEEYQIIEEDYLTLKKMVELGNAHLISESNSNILAACTKGSKGDNFRTQPFSSTPAKQRAFSFKVGFIKKILNSKTRNQHLEYNLFDKIDYIIEKYQNINVIDYYLNHIRKDVTKKIPKNINRIVLDYWMKLEVPNYKKQLQALTCELRTCTVNKDGKIQESLSLNVINPLAIVEDSFEDSSEYLDLFENKFLMFAFKKVDKQHIYLEKMFELEFDKSEYETIQSVWEDTKLKFISDYQETISPNGQVKDNFIKESSNKIIHIRPKGVNKLDQYLIMNNTKSICKKSFWINNKYIQKKYDNSK; encoded by the coding sequence ATGAATAAAGAAGAGATTTTACAGATAGCAAAAGGTGCGATTAACAAAACCATTGGGGAAATAATTGGTAATCAAGAAATTGAATTAATTAAAAAAGACAAGGGTGCGATTGGACAAGCAATTGAACAAGGTCTATTTGGATTAAAAAGAAATAACTTGGATAAGGCTGATTTTGCTGAGATTGGATTAGAACTTAAAGTCATCCCGTTAAAAAGAGATAGTAAAAATAATTTAGTTCCAAAGGAACGTATGGTTTTAAGTATCATTAATTATGAAAAAGACTTTCTATTCAAATTTAAAGAAAGTCATGTTTATGAGAAAAATAATTGTATTCTAGTTTTAGCCTATGAACACAATTACATAGATTTAAATAAATTAAATTATGTTATCAAAGATGCTTTTCTATTAGATTTAAATACCATTGAAGAGTATCAGATTATTGAAGAAGATTATTTAACTTTAAAGAAAATGGTTGAATTAGGAAATGCTCACTTAATTTCAGAGAGTAACTCAAATATTCTAGCGGCTTGTACTAAGGGTTCCAAAGGTGATAATTTTAGAACTCAACCATTTTCTTCAACCCCTGCCAAACAACGTGCTTTTTCTTTTAAAGTCGGATTCATTAAGAAAATCTTAAATTCTAAAACACGAAATCAACACTTAGAATATAACCTATTTGATAAAATTGATTATATTATTGAGAAATATCAAAATATAAATGTTATTGATTATTATCTTAACCACATTAGAAAAGATGTCACTAAAAAGATTCCCAAAAACATTAATAGAATAGTTTTAGATTACTGAATGAAGCTAGAAGTTCCCAATTACAAAAAACAACTACAAGCCTTAACTTGTGAGTTAAGAACTTGTACAGTTAACAAAGATGGTAAAATTCAAGAATCATTATCTTTAAATGTCATTAACCCCTTAGCAATAGTTGAAGATAGTTTTGAGGATTCTTCAGAATATCTTGATTTATTTGAAAATAAGTTCTTAATGTTTGCTTTTAAAAAAGTTGATAAGCAGCATATTTATTTAGAAAAAATGTTTGAATTAGAGTTTGATAAATCCGAATATGAGACTATTCAATCAGTTTGAGAAGATACTAAATTAAAATTCATCTCTGATTATCAAGAAACCATTTCCCCAAATGGTCAAGTTAAAGATAACTTTATTAAAGAAAGTAGTAATAAAATTATTCATATAAGACCTAAGGGTGTTAATAAACTAGATCAGTACTTAATAATGAATAATACTAAATCAATCTGTAAAAAGTCATTTTGAATTAACAACAAATACATACAAAAAAAGTATGATAACTCAAAATAG
- the dcm gene encoding DNA (cytosine-5-)-methyltransferase, with translation MKKIKVVELFAGVGGFRLGLEKANKSVFELVFANQWEPNKKVQHAYNCYVNHFGIENTSNENIEIAKYQIPNSFDLLVGGFPCQDYSVASTGAKGIEGKKGVLWWEISHILENKKPKYVLLENVDRLLLSPSKNRGRDFAIMLMNFYKNGYNVEWQVVNAAEYGMVQRRKRVFIFAYKKSKAIIKKSDFSSSSLTDVLNQYGVINKAFKIKPFLEDTQVSKYDFKEEFKDEIDITQNWINQKFENTGVMINGDIYTLRTKPQNEPKIIKTLGSILENNVGDNYLLTSEQKLKAEYVKGAKKILRYKPNGEEYYYAEGKMSLVDDVNKPGRTMLTSESTINRSSHFIAVGKDKIRFITPIEAERLNGFDDNWTNTGMPEKMRYFCMGNALVVDIVKAIGKNIIEFNEK, from the coding sequence ATGAAAAAGATAAAAGTAGTAGAGTTGTTTGCTGGGGTAGGAGGCTTTCGCCTTGGTCTAGAAAAAGCTAATAAAAGTGTTTTTGAATTAGTTTTTGCCAATCAGTGAGAACCAAATAAAAAGGTCCAACATGCTTATAATTGTTATGTAAATCATTTTGGTATTGAAAATACCTCAAATGAAAATATTGAAATTGCTAAATACCAAATTCCCAATAGCTTCGACCTATTAGTTGGGGGATTTCCTTGTCAAGATTATTCGGTGGCATCAACTGGGGCCAAAGGAATTGAGGGTAAAAAGGGTGTTTTGTGATGAGAAATTTCTCATATTCTTGAAAACAAAAAACCAAAATATGTTTTACTAGAAAATGTTGATCGATTATTGTTATCTCCATCTAAAAATCGTGGGCGAGATTTTGCCATTATGTTAATGAACTTTTATAAAAATGGCTATAATGTTGAATGACAAGTTGTTAATGCTGCAGAATATGGCATGGTTCAGAGAAGAAAAAGAGTATTCATTTTTGCTTACAAGAAAAGTAAAGCCATAATTAAGAAAAGTGATTTTTCAAGTAGTTCTTTAACTGATGTATTAAATCAATACGGAGTAATTAATAAGGCGTTTAAAATTAAACCTTTCTTAGAGGATACCCAAGTTAGCAAATATGACTTTAAAGAAGAATTTAAAGATGAAATAGATATTACACAAAACTGAATTAATCAAAAATTTGAAAATACTGGGGTAATGATAAATGGAGACATTTATACGCTTAGAACCAAACCTCAAAATGAACCAAAAATAATTAAAACTTTAGGTTCAATTTTAGAAAACAACGTTGGTGATAATTATTTACTTACAAGTGAACAAAAACTTAAAGCTGAATATGTTAAAGGTGCTAAAAAGATTTTAAGATATAAACCCAATGGGGAAGAATATTATTATGCTGAAGGTAAAATGTCTCTAGTAGATGATGTTAATAAACCAGGAAGAACTATGTTAACTAGTGAATCAACAATTAATCGTTCATCTCATTTTATAGCAGTAGGAAAAGATAAAATTAGGTTTATCACCCCAATTGAAGCTGAGCGCTTAAATGGATTTGATGATAATTGAACTAATACAGGAATGCCAGAAAAAATGCGTTACTTTTGTATGGGAAATGCCTTAGTGGTTGATATTGTTAAAGCAATTGGTAAAAACATCATTGAGTTTAATGAGAAATAA
- a CDS encoding DUF3800 domain-containing protein has protein sequence MNKINFDKPILFCDESGFSGNIKLDTDHEKYLRQPLFVVASILINNEKEYREIENIYTKFLLKHKFTGSEFKEEMFSKKNNHILADFIDLIIEKDFWFFSVIDKTFDICNDALYLLFPNSFDEKSYGIYEAVQLNRDKIDFIVKEYFELLKSLDLSKYYKNITKNIDFGPYYENISQINLESNFKIFIQDKKYAKFHHLESILYLFSMVDNDSNFLSLDILKKYNVYYDNNEEFQRIKTEEHFLKNFISEINFLESENYIILQFADNIARLLNRYFKYILFENKDELAEKIFSKMGINYFGKGNFMMYSEDQKKFMNSGQDFRDVIDSINFGKNKHIK, from the coding sequence ATGAATAAAATTAATTTTGATAAACCAATCTTATTTTGTGATGAGAGTGGTTTTTCTGGAAATATAAAACTGGATACAGACCATGAAAAATATTTACGCCAGCCACTATTTGTGGTGGCATCAATTCTTATAAATAACGAAAAAGAATATAGAGAAATCGAAAATATTTATACAAAATTTTTATTAAAACACAAATTCACTGGATCAGAGTTTAAAGAAGAAATGTTTAGTAAGAAAAATAATCATATTTTAGCGGATTTTATCGACCTCATTATTGAAAAAGATTTTTGATTTTTTTCAGTAATTGATAAGACATTTGATATTTGCAATGATGCCCTATACTTGTTGTTTCCGAATTCGTTTGACGAAAAATCATATGGAATTTATGAAGCAGTACAACTAAATAGAGATAAAATAGATTTTATTGTCAAAGAATATTTTGAACTTTTAAAATCTTTAGATTTAAGCAAATATTATAAAAACATAACTAAAAATATAGATTTTGGACCCTATTATGAGAATATTTCTCAAATTAATTTAGAAAGTAATTTTAAAATATTTATTCAAGACAAAAAATACGCAAAATTTCATCATTTAGAATCTATTTTATATCTCTTTTCTATGGTGGACAATGATAGCAACTTTCTTTCCCTAGATATTTTAAAAAAATATAATGTTTATTATGATAATAATGAAGAGTTTCAAAGAATTAAAACTGAGGAACATTTTCTAAAAAATTTCATTTCGGAAATTAATTTTTTGGAAAGCGAAAATTATATCATTTTGCAGTTTGCTGACAATATAGCTAGACTCCTTAATCGATATTTTAAATATATTTTATTTGAAAACAAGGATGAGCTTGCAGAAAAAATTTTTTCAAAAATGGGTATTAATTATTTTGGTAAAGGCAACTTTATGATGTATTCTGAAGACCAAAAAAAATTTATGAATAGTGGACAAGATTTCAGGGACGTTATTGATTCTATTAATTTTGGTAAAAATAAACATATTAAATAA
- a CDS encoding ATP-binding protein has protein sequence MDKANEEKLKSQLENYKKEIGDLFDEKLQLDDYKNICIYGGKGVGKTHFIKEKLMPSLEQEGVKVLKVSCTDFVDNFSGGNESLRSKSHKVISNFIKKNSASWDENLDASKSSFLLSIISAFFAFIISITSVSFAFFNLKDYIFIATLSVVSLLALISFLLWFFLSFKSTFKKITLEKDFYKSNKISIPNKRKTSYKNKKYLIFIDDLNRLTRETQEDFIMKVSGVNNVMCTPPENIILVFITSDDLVNKSDSDFVYKFLSKRLHFKFDLEKLKYIYKDRKFSDYEKMIFSKMRSFRQINEYVNILDKKLLKISEEKLKMFDRNSVETVSLLETIYNEDESIANLLEKIEEGKNFEFHDIWNFKKYLEQKRQYSECFETIFEYKRKFWNGVVSEGFKPDKDFVNPKDHLGYKYKFEDLNKLPIQEADEIKKYNSQSNEYYQNLGESEYVFTETNKIINLKNRKFSKFLINPEIINNVNEQNKSEFFLEYIDESSRLLKPEKCLDKFLEDSFNFKFWEYIFIDSYYSYNSITKISSSLSIFLNDKFKSNEFDSFIENFEADGGEEMKFEKIYHNSLFNLNLYQLKKNYFRIESTLAELVKKRYKLVGKKFNNDSWRFYVDDLNESLYSGHFSEYQKKHEIANEFILNSLESNTESYEIFQRLLIYWWSLEIKLGSFFNFLLGCIFTGKWFYNKSVLKFIINQDEKISTPFTIKLKNYLKSKTKEYTQYLEEPHNLVFAREALPFIKEVEDFIENNICGRSQIINQVEKYE, from the coding sequence ATGGATAAAGCAAATGAAGAAAAATTAAAATCGCAATTAGAGAACTATAAAAAAGAAATTGGCGATTTATTTGATGAAAAACTTCAATTAGATGATTATAAGAACATCTGTATCTACGGAGGAAAGGGCGTTGGTAAAACTCATTTTATAAAAGAGAAATTAATGCCCTCGTTGGAACAAGAAGGAGTAAAAGTTTTAAAGGTTTCGTGTACCGATTTTGTTGACAATTTTTCTGGAGGTAATGAATCACTTAGAAGCAAAAGCCACAAAGTAATATCAAACTTTATAAAGAAAAATTCTGCTTCTTGAGATGAAAATTTGGATGCATCAAAATCTTCATTCTTGTTAAGTATAATTTCTGCTTTTTTTGCTTTTATTATTTCTATTACATCTGTATCATTTGCCTTTTTTAATTTAAAAGATTATATTTTCATTGCTACTCTTTCAGTTGTATCCTTATTGGCCCTTATCTCATTTTTATTGTGGTTTTTCCTCAGCTTTAAATCAACTTTTAAGAAAATAACATTAGAAAAAGACTTTTATAAAAGTAACAAAATAAGCATTCCCAATAAACGAAAAACGAGTTATAAAAACAAAAAGTACCTAATCTTTATTGATGACCTGAATAGATTGACAAGAGAAACTCAAGAAGATTTTATTATGAAAGTATCGGGGGTAAATAACGTTATGTGTACTCCTCCAGAAAACATTATTTTAGTTTTTATTACTTCTGATGACCTTGTTAATAAAAGTGATTCAGATTTTGTTTATAAATTTTTGTCTAAGCGTTTACACTTTAAATTTGATTTAGAAAAATTGAAATATATTTATAAAGACAGAAAGTTCTCGGATTACGAAAAAATGATTTTCAGTAAGATGAGAAGCTTCAGGCAAATAAACGAATATGTCAATATATTGGATAAAAAGTTACTAAAAATTTCAGAAGAAAAATTAAAAATGTTTGACCGAAATTCGGTTGAGACGGTCTCTCTTTTAGAAACAATTTATAATGAAGACGAATCGATTGCTAATTTATTAGAAAAAATTGAAGAAGGAAAAAATTTTGAATTTCATGATATATGGAATTTCAAAAAATACTTAGAACAAAAAAGACAATATAGTGAATGTTTTGAAACTATTTTTGAGTACAAAAGAAAATTTTGAAACGGAGTAGTATCAGAAGGTTTTAAACCTGATAAAGATTTTGTAAATCCTAAAGACCACCTAGGCTATAAATATAAATTTGAAGATTTAAATAAGTTGCCAATACAAGAAGCTGATGAAATAAAGAAATATAATTCTCAAAGTAATGAATACTACCAAAATTTGGGAGAAAGTGAGTATGTTTTTACCGAAACTAACAAAATTATAAATTTAAAAAACAGAAAATTTTCAAAGTTTTTAATAAATCCTGAAATTATAAATAATGTAAATGAACAAAACAAAAGTGAATTCTTTTTGGAATATATTGATGAATCTTCGAGATTGTTAAAACCCGAAAAGTGTCTTGATAAATTTTTAGAAGATTCATTTAATTTCAAGTTTTGGGAATATATATTCATAGATAGTTACTATAGTTACAATTCTATAACTAAAATAAGCAGTTCTCTATCCATATTTCTAAATGATAAATTTAAATCAAATGAATTTGACTCTTTTATAGAAAATTTTGAAGCTGATGGTGGTGAAGAGATGAAATTTGAAAAAATCTACCACAATTCGCTATTTAATTTAAATTTATATCAACTTAAAAAGAATTACTTTAGAATTGAATCAACATTGGCTGAATTAGTTAAAAAAAGATACAAGTTGGTTGGAAAAAAATTTAACAATGATTCTTGAAGATTCTATGTAGATGATTTAAACGAGTCTTTATACAGTGGACACTTTTCAGAATACCAAAAGAAACATGAAATAGCTAATGAGTTTATCTTAAATTCCCTTGAATCTAATACTGAAAGTTATGAAATTTTTCAAAGATTATTAATTTATTGATGAAGTTTAGAGATCAAACTTGGAAGTTTTTTCAACTTCTTGCTTGGTTGCATTTTTACTGGTAAATGATTTTACAACAAGAGTGTCTTGAAATTCATTATAAATCAAGACGAAAAAATATCAACTCCATTTACAATTAAACTAAAAAACTACTTAAAATCTAAAACAAAGGAATACACACAGTACCTTGAAGAACCCCATAATTTGGTTTTTGCAAGAGAAGCTCTTCCATTTATAAAAGAAGTAGAAGACTTTATTGAAAATAATATATGTGGTCGTAGTCAAATAATTAACCAAGTAGAAAAATATGAATAA